In a genomic window of Cytobacillus sp. FSL H8-0458:
- a CDS encoding alpha-amylase family glycosyl hydrolase, which produces MKKGIITFILIPFLLFYALPAGAAEKEERKWQDETIYFLMVDRFSNGDPNNDFKVDVQDPKAYHGGDFKGITERLDYIKDMGFTAIWLTPVFDNEEKGYHGYWIKDFYNTEEHFGTMDEFKQLVKEAHKRDMKVILDFVVNHVGYNHDWVNDPGKKDWFHEKRDIVNWSNQAEIENGWIYGLPDLNQENPDVKKYLMDAAKWWIEETDIDGYRLDTVKHVPKSFWSEFAKNVKSVKEDFYLLGEVWSDDPKYIAEYEKTGIDGFVDYPLNDHLRTAFAEPDKPLNWLFTNWDRNKAFYENPYLMGSFMDNHDTVRFTRDAITKNHHPGPRWKLALTYMYTSPGIPIVYYGSEIAMDGGEDPDNRRQMDFRTDKELIDYITKLGEVRKLLPSLTRGNMELLEEKDGFAVYKRTFDDETTVIAINNSTKTQKAMLDSSQLEEGRELRGMISNDLIRSKDDKYELIIDREEAEVYVLKEKSGLNIPLIGALAAVYSAFMIFLYLIWKRSKKKKSE; this is translated from the coding sequence ATGAAAAAAGGAATCATAACCTTCATCTTAATCCCGTTTCTTCTTTTTTATGCCCTGCCGGCAGGAGCAGCTGAAAAAGAAGAGCGTAAATGGCAAGATGAAACAATTTATTTTTTAATGGTTGACCGATTTAGCAATGGAGATCCAAACAATGACTTTAAAGTTGATGTTCAGGACCCCAAGGCTTATCATGGCGGAGATTTCAAGGGAATTACTGAACGCCTTGATTATATTAAGGATATGGGGTTTACAGCAATTTGGCTGACTCCAGTTTTTGATAATGAAGAGAAGGGGTATCACGGTTACTGGATAAAAGATTTTTATAATACGGAAGAACACTTTGGCACAATGGATGAGTTCAAGCAGCTAGTCAAGGAAGCCCACAAAAGAGATATGAAAGTGATATTGGACTTCGTAGTGAACCATGTTGGCTACAATCACGATTGGGTTAATGACCCTGGGAAAAAAGATTGGTTCCATGAAAAAAGGGATATCGTGAACTGGTCGAATCAGGCTGAAATTGAAAATGGCTGGATTTATGGCCTCCCAGATTTAAATCAGGAAAACCCTGATGTGAAAAAATATTTAATGGACGCAGCTAAGTGGTGGATCGAAGAAACGGATATTGACGGTTATCGCCTTGATACTGTTAAGCATGTTCCAAAATCTTTCTGGAGCGAATTCGCCAAAAATGTTAAATCAGTCAAAGAAGACTTTTATTTGCTTGGGGAAGTATGGTCGGATGATCCCAAATATATTGCCGAATACGAAAAAACGGGGATAGATGGCTTTGTTGATTATCCTTTAAATGATCATCTAAGAACCGCCTTTGCAGAACCTGACAAACCGTTAAACTGGCTTTTTACAAACTGGGACCGAAATAAAGCATTTTATGAAAATCCCTATCTTATGGGAAGTTTCATGGATAATCACGATACTGTCAGGTTCACCCGTGATGCTATCACAAAAAATCATCACCCGGGTCCAAGATGGAAGCTGGCATTAACATACATGTATACCTCACCTGGGATTCCGATTGTTTATTATGGAAGTGAAATAGCTATGGATGGCGGTGAGGATCCTGACAACCGCAGGCAAATGGATTTCCGTACAGACAAAGAATTGATAGATTATATTACAAAACTTGGGGAAGTTAGGAAGTTACTTCCATCTCTAACGAGAGGCAACATGGAACTGCTGGAGGAAAAGGACGGTTTTGCTGTTTATAAGCGGACATTTGATGATGAAACAACGGTGATTGCGATCAATAATTCAACAAAGACACAGAAAGCGATGCTTGATTCCTCACAATTGGAAGAGGGAAGAGAGCTCCGCGGCATGATTTCTAATGATCTTATCCGCAGTAAAGACGATAAATATGAGTTGATTATTGATCGGGAAGAAGCTGAAGTATATGTTCTGAAAGAAAAATCAGGATTGAATATTCCGCTAATTGGAGCACTTGCGGCAGTTTATTCAGCTTTTATGATTTTTCTCTATCTTATATGGAAGCGGTCCAAAAAGAAGAAATCAGAGTAA
- a CDS encoding sugar ABC transporter permease: MSMKKNKMIRLTLSYFIIALMSFIVIYPLLWVVGSSLNPGQSLSGSTMFPENPTLAHYKYLFDLEKSNYVKWYWNSLKISTLTMILTVITVSLTAYSFSRYRFIGRKNGLLTFLVLQMIPNFAALIAIFVLATRTGLIDTHLGLILVYVGGQIPMNTWLMKGYLDTIPKELDESAKMDGASHLRVFWQIVMPLAKPIVAVVALFSFIAPFGDFILARILLRTDEKFTMAVGLYEMVAKQFGNEFTKFAAGSVLIAIPIAALFLMFQKYFVSGLTAGGTKG, encoded by the coding sequence ATGAGCATGAAGAAAAATAAAATGATCCGGCTGACACTTTCATATTTTATCATTGCCTTAATGAGCTTTATTGTCATTTATCCGCTTTTGTGGGTAGTAGGCTCTTCGTTAAATCCGGGCCAGAGTTTGTCGGGATCAACAATGTTTCCTGAAAATCCGACCTTGGCTCATTATAAATATCTGTTTGATTTAGAGAAGTCCAATTATGTTAAATGGTACTGGAATTCATTGAAAATAAGTACGCTTACAATGATTCTTACGGTTATTACAGTATCATTGACTGCCTACTCGTTTTCACGTTACCGTTTTATCGGGAGGAAAAATGGTTTATTAACGTTCCTGGTACTGCAAATGATACCTAACTTTGCAGCACTGATCGCCATTTTTGTATTAGCGACAAGAACTGGTTTAATTGATACACATCTTGGATTGATCCTGGTGTATGTAGGCGGCCAGATCCCTATGAATACATGGCTGATGAAAGGCTATCTCGATACGATTCCGAAAGAACTTGATGAATCTGCGAAAATGGATGGTGCAAGCCATCTTCGTGTTTTCTGGCAAATTGTTATGCCGCTTGCAAAACCAATTGTAGCGGTAGTTGCGCTTTTTTCATTCATTGCTCCTTTTGGTGATTTCATCCTTGCCAGAATTTTATTAAGAACAGATGAAAAGTTCACAATGGCGGTAGGATTGTATGAAATGGTTGCCAAGCAATTTGGAAATGAATTTACAAAGTTTGCAGCTGGCTCGGTTTTAATTGCGATTCCGATTGCTGCACTTTTCCTCATGTTCCAAAAATACTTTGTATCAGGTTTGACGGCAGGGGGAACAAAAGGCTAA
- a CDS encoding carbohydrate ABC transporter permease, protein MDEKKMTSNHGRNAALLSILPGFGQFYNKQFLKGAIFLILTVSFFAAFFDTLNWGFWGLFTLGEIPVLDHSIFLLIDGIIALIVTALGLIIYAFNIYDAYNNGKKRDFGLELNSVREQYHNLLDNGFPYLMISPGFFLLVFVVIFPILFVVLLAFTNYDLYHSPPAKLVDWVGIQNFIDIFKLDLWRKTFFGVMGWTIVWTFVATTLQVALGIFLAILVNQKDLKGKAIIRTIFILPWAVPSFISILIFSGMFNETFGVINKTILDALGIGAVPWMTEENWTRLALIFIQSWLGFPFIFAMTTGVLQSIPDELYEAATVDGATILQKFTKITLPLVLFATAPIIITQYTFNFNNFNVIFLFNGGGPAIPGQNAGGSDILISWIYKLTMTSAQYGKAAAVTMILSLIVITVALWQFRRTKSFQEEDLM, encoded by the coding sequence ATGGACGAAAAAAAAATGACATCCAACCATGGAAGAAATGCTGCTCTATTATCCATCCTGCCTGGATTTGGACAGTTTTATAATAAACAGTTCCTTAAAGGTGCCATATTTTTAATTCTTACCGTTTCGTTTTTTGCAGCATTCTTTGACACACTGAATTGGGGCTTCTGGGGACTTTTCACACTAGGGGAAATACCAGTTCTGGACCATTCGATTTTTCTTCTGATCGACGGAATTATTGCATTAATCGTAACAGCATTGGGGCTGATCATTTATGCCTTTAATATTTATGATGCTTACAATAACGGGAAAAAACGTGATTTTGGACTGGAATTAAACAGTGTCAGAGAACAGTACCACAATCTCCTTGACAATGGTTTCCCATACTTAATGATCTCACCAGGTTTTTTTCTTTTGGTGTTCGTTGTTATTTTTCCCATCTTATTCGTAGTTCTTCTTGCATTTACTAACTATGATCTATACCATTCTCCGCCTGCAAAGCTGGTAGATTGGGTTGGCATTCAGAACTTTATCGATATCTTTAAACTGGATTTATGGAGAAAAACCTTCTTTGGCGTAATGGGCTGGACAATAGTCTGGACTTTTGTAGCTACGACTTTGCAGGTAGCTCTGGGTATTTTCCTGGCAATTCTCGTAAATCAAAAGGATCTTAAAGGGAAAGCAATTATCCGGACAATCTTCATTCTTCCCTGGGCCGTGCCTTCATTTATATCAATCCTGATTTTCTCCGGCATGTTCAATGAAACTTTCGGTGTAATCAATAAAACGATCCTGGATGCACTTGGAATCGGTGCTGTTCCATGGATGACTGAGGAAAATTGGACACGTTTAGCGTTAATTTTCATTCAGTCCTGGCTTGGATTCCCGTTCATTTTTGCCATGACAACAGGTGTGTTGCAGTCAATTCCGGATGAGCTTTATGAAGCTGCAACAGTTGACGGTGCAACGATTCTGCAGAAATTCACAAAGATTACTCTGCCGTTGGTTTTGTTTGCAACGGCACCGATTATCATTACTCAGTATACGTTCAACTTCAATAACTTTAATGTTATCTTCTTGTTCAATGGCGGCGGACCGGCTATTCCAGGCCAAAATGCCGGCGGTTCGGATATTCTAATATCCTGGATTTATAAACTGACTATGACTTCTGCCCAATATGGCAAAGCAGCTGCAGTTACCATGATTCTTTCACTTATCGTCATCACTGTAGCACTATGGCAGTTTAGAAGAACAAAATCATTCCAAGAAGAGGATTTGATGTAG
- a CDS encoding extracellular solute-binding protein, whose protein sequence is MKKSLSFFMMLVLVIGMLAACGPQREAQPENTDKDNGTGENQAEEPKPEKLVVWEDTDKGVALKPAIESFEKEYGIKVEFKELGMADKIRDQLRLDGPAGNAPDVVTLPHDQIGQVVTEGLLQEIKVDDSVLDTFTESSISAQMYDGKLYGLPKATETPVFIYNKALMEKAPETMDELYSQAKELTTGGQYGFLALFDNFYFAHGPIAGMGGYVFNENDGALDREDVGLNNEGAVEGAEFIQKWYSEGLFPKGIIGESGGAAMDGLFNEGKAASVMNGPWALQGMKDAGIDVGVSVMPKLPNGEPVKTFMGVKGWNVTAFTKNPYWATKLVEHITNEENAKIRFETTQEIPPVKSLIEDPVIADNEAAKAVAEQSQYAVPMPNIPEMAEVWGPMASALQTIATGKAEPKAALDDAVKTIKTNIETNHPAK, encoded by the coding sequence ATGAAAAAGTCACTATCTTTCTTTATGATGCTGGTATTAGTAATAGGAATGCTGGCAGCTTGCGGTCCTCAGCGTGAGGCACAGCCGGAAAATACAGATAAAGATAACGGCACAGGTGAAAACCAGGCTGAAGAGCCAAAACCGGAAAAATTAGTAGTTTGGGAAGACACAGATAAAGGCGTAGCATTAAAGCCTGCCATTGAGTCTTTTGAAAAAGAATATGGAATTAAAGTTGAATTCAAAGAATTAGGCATGGCTGATAAAATCCGTGACCAATTAAGACTTGATGGACCTGCAGGAAATGCACCTGACGTTGTTACACTGCCTCATGACCAAATTGGCCAGGTTGTAACAGAAGGTCTTCTTCAGGAAATCAAAGTTGATGACAGCGTTCTTGATACTTTCACAGAATCATCCATCAGTGCTCAAATGTATGACGGAAAACTATATGGTCTTCCAAAAGCAACCGAAACACCAGTTTTCATCTATAATAAAGCATTAATGGAAAAAGCTCCTGAAACAATGGATGAGCTTTATTCTCAAGCTAAAGAATTAACAACTGGCGGACAGTATGGATTCCTGGCTTTATTCGATAACTTCTATTTCGCTCACGGCCCTATTGCTGGCATGGGTGGATATGTTTTCAATGAAAATGACGGAGCATTAGACCGTGAAGATGTTGGTTTAAATAACGAAGGCGCTGTTGAAGGTGCTGAGTTTATTCAAAAATGGTACAGCGAAGGCTTATTCCCTAAAGGAATTATCGGGGAAAGCGGAGGAGCTGCAATGGATGGCCTATTCAATGAAGGAAAAGCTGCTTCTGTAATGAATGGTCCATGGGCACTTCAAGGAATGAAGGATGCAGGGATCGATGTTGGTGTTTCTGTAATGCCTAAGCTTCCAAACGGTGAGCCTGTTAAGACATTCATGGGTGTTAAGGGATGGAATGTAACTGCATTTACTAAAAACCCTTACTGGGCAACAAAGTTAGTTGAACATATTACAAACGAAGAAAACGCAAAGATCCGTTTCGAGACAACTCAGGAAATCCCTCCTGTAAAATCTCTTATTGAAGATCCGGTAATCGCAGACAATGAAGCTGCAAAAGCAGTTGCTGAACAATCACAATACGCTGTTCCAATGCCAAACATTCCTGAAATGGCTGAAGTTTGGGGACCAATGGCCTCTGCACTTCAAACAATTGCAACAGGTAAAGCGGAGCCAAAAGCAGCGCTTGATGATGCAGTAAAAACTATCAAAACAAATATTGAAACAAATCACCCTGCCAAGTAA
- a CDS encoding alpha-glycosidase: protein MEKAAIIHYPADHFVYPISRETLHIRLQTKKDDITEVTLLHGDQYLWADGKWQYEKTDMKKSGSDGIHDYWHAYINPTFRRSRYGFHLKSGEEELILTEKGFYEEAPADSGYYFNFPYLHSEEVFQAPSWVKDTVWYQIFPERFANGNPDNDPKGVLPWGSEEPSKNNFFGGDFEGVIEHLDYLQELGITGIYFTPVFKAFSNHKYDTIDYLEIDPQFGSKDTLKRLVKECHDREIKVMLDAVFNHSGFYFPPFQDVLEKGEKSPYKDWFHPHSFPLRGGEYPNYETFAFVEQMPKLNTKNPDVKKYLLNVAKYWIEEFDIDGWRLDVANEVDHHFWREFRQTVKNIKPDLYILGEIWHNSMPWLRGDQFDAVMNYPFTTNLLNLIAKKSITGTEFTNNMTAEIHSYPANVYEAAFNLVGSHDTPRILTECEENKDRVKLIYTLLFTFMGSPCLYYGDEIGLNGVMDPGCRKCMEWDEKKQDRELFSHIQKLIKLRKEEKLLANEGHFEFIQTESNIVAYRKYDDEKTIIVLANPADESAEFTLPYLLKGVKITNMLTDKEFAADAENLKVQLDGCGFEILSFPASFNK from the coding sequence ATGGAAAAGGCAGCCATCATACACTACCCTGCTGATCATTTTGTTTATCCTATCAGCAGGGAAACCTTACATATTAGACTGCAAACAAAGAAAGATGATATTACTGAAGTCACTTTACTGCACGGTGATCAGTATTTATGGGCGGATGGTAAATGGCAGTATGAAAAAACAGATATGAAGAAATCAGGTTCGGATGGCATTCATGATTATTGGCATGCCTACATTAACCCGACATTTAGAAGGTCCCGATACGGTTTTCACTTGAAATCCGGTGAAGAAGAATTAATTTTGACTGAAAAAGGCTTTTACGAGGAGGCTCCTGCTGATTCAGGTTATTATTTCAACTTTCCCTACCTGCATTCTGAAGAAGTATTTCAAGCCCCATCCTGGGTGAAGGATACTGTCTGGTATCAGATTTTCCCGGAAAGATTTGCTAACGGAAATCCGGACAATGACCCCAAAGGTGTTCTTCCCTGGGGAAGTGAGGAGCCTTCTAAGAATAATTTTTTTGGCGGAGATTTTGAAGGCGTTATTGAACATCTGGACTATCTGCAGGAACTCGGCATTACCGGCATCTATTTCACACCTGTTTTTAAGGCATTTTCCAACCATAAATATGATACAATAGACTATCTGGAAATTGATCCCCAGTTTGGTTCGAAGGATACTTTAAAAAGACTGGTAAAAGAATGCCATGACCGGGAGATTAAAGTCATGCTAGATGCCGTTTTCAACCATAGCGGATTCTACTTCCCCCCATTTCAGGATGTACTTGAAAAGGGAGAAAAATCACCTTATAAAGATTGGTTCCATCCCCATAGTTTCCCTCTAAGAGGCGGGGAGTACCCTAATTATGAGACCTTCGCTTTTGTAGAGCAGATGCCAAAACTGAATACAAAAAATCCAGACGTAAAAAAATATTTGCTCAATGTGGCCAAATACTGGATTGAAGAGTTTGATATCGACGGATGGCGCCTGGATGTGGCCAATGAAGTTGACCATCATTTCTGGCGTGAATTCAGGCAAACTGTAAAAAACATTAAACCAGATCTCTATATACTGGGTGAAATCTGGCACAACTCAATGCCATGGCTGCGCGGAGACCAATTTGATGCTGTCATGAATTATCCTTTTACCACCAACCTGCTAAATTTAATTGCAAAGAAATCCATAACTGGCACTGAATTCACCAATAATATGACCGCTGAAATCCACAGCTATCCGGCCAATGTCTATGAAGCTGCATTCAATCTGGTTGGAAGCCATGATACACCGAGAATCTTAACGGAATGTGAAGAGAATAAAGACAGGGTAAAGCTAATTTACACACTTTTATTCACATTTATGGGTTCACCATGCCTATATTATGGGGATGAAATTGGACTAAATGGTGTAATGGATCCCGGCTGCAGAAAATGCATGGAGTGGGATGAGAAAAAACAGGACCGGGAATTGTTTTCTCATATTCAAAAGCTTATTAAGCTGCGAAAAGAAGAAAAGCTGCTGGCAAATGAAGGCCATTTTGAATTTATTCAAACAGAATCTAATATAGTTGCCTACCGAAAATATGATGATGAAAAAACGATCATTGTACTCGCCAACCCTGCGGATGAAAGTGCGGAATTTACACTGCCTTATCTGCTCAAGGGTGTAAAGATTACAAATATGCTTACAGACAAAGAATTTGCAGCAGACGCCGAGAATCTTAAAGTTCAGCTTGATGGCTGCGGATTTGAAATCCTGTCCTTTCCAGCCAGCTTCAATAAATAG
- a CDS encoding MATE family efflux transporter, with translation MTKNQKKMTLFALTWPIFIEILLHMLMGNADTLMLSQYSDESVAAVGVSNQILSLVIVMFGFIATGTSILIAQNLGANNNKTAAEISIVSLGANLVFGIILSILLFVSGKPLLRMMDLPEELLSQANAYLVIVGGFSFVQALIMTIGAIIRSYGFTRDVMYITIGMNILNVIGNYLFIFGPFGFPVLGVEGVAISTVVSRLIGLAAAVAVLLKRTEKALPFRLLFRFPKEHIKNLLKIGIPSAGEHLSYNGSQMVITIFIAALGTEALTAKVYTQNIMMFIFLFSVAISQGTQILIGHMVGGKDYEAAYKRCMKSLRLAIMISFGTAVLFSLFSEKLMGIFTSNPDIIKVGSVLILLTILLEPGRSFNLVVINSLRAAGDVKFPVYMGILSMWGVSVTLSYVLGIHFGLGLAGIWIAFIADEWLRGLLMLWRWRSRVWVNKSFVSSKAV, from the coding sequence ATGACTAAGAACCAGAAAAAAATGACATTATTTGCGTTAACCTGGCCGATTTTTATCGAAATACTGCTCCACATGCTCATGGGAAATGCCGACACTCTTATGCTTTCGCAATATTCGGATGAATCTGTGGCTGCCGTCGGGGTGTCAAATCAGATCCTTTCGCTCGTAATCGTCATGTTTGGATTTATAGCGACCGGGACATCCATCCTTATTGCCCAAAATCTTGGCGCAAATAATAATAAAACGGCTGCTGAAATTTCGATTGTCTCCCTGGGGGCAAACCTGGTATTTGGGATAATCCTTAGTATTCTTCTATTTGTATCAGGCAAACCGCTGCTCCGCATGATGGATTTGCCTGAGGAGCTATTAAGCCAGGCAAACGCCTACTTAGTCATTGTTGGCGGCTTTTCCTTTGTCCAGGCATTAATTATGACAATTGGAGCCATCATCAGAAGTTACGGATTTACAAGAGATGTTATGTACATTACTATCGGCATGAACATTTTAAATGTTATTGGCAATTACTTATTTATTTTTGGCCCATTCGGTTTTCCGGTATTGGGTGTAGAAGGTGTAGCCATATCCACTGTCGTCAGCAGATTGATCGGATTGGCTGCTGCTGTCGCCGTCCTGCTTAAAAGAACGGAAAAAGCACTTCCATTCCGATTACTTTTCCGCTTTCCAAAGGAACATATCAAAAATCTGTTAAAAATCGGGATCCCTTCAGCAGGAGAACATTTATCCTATAATGGATCGCAAATGGTGATTACTATATTCATCGCTGCTCTCGGAACAGAGGCTTTAACTGCAAAGGTGTATACGCAGAATATCATGATGTTCATATTCCTTTTCAGTGTCGCCATCAGCCAGGGCACACAAATCCTGATAGGCCATATGGTAGGCGGAAAGGATTATGAGGCAGCCTATAAAAGATGTATGAAAAGCCTGCGCCTTGCCATCATGATTTCATTCGGGACTGCTGTTCTTTTCTCCCTCTTCTCTGAAAAATTGATGGGCATATTCACTTCTAATCCAGATATCATAAAGGTTGGCAGTGTTCTCATTCTTTTGACCATCCTCCTGGAGCCAGGCAGATCGTTTAATTTAGTCGTCATTAACTCCCTGCGTGCAGCCGGCGATGTAAAATTCCCCGTTTATATGGGGATCTTGTCCATGTGGGGCGTAAGCGTTACCCTTTCCTATGTTCTCGGAATTCATTTTGGACTGGGGCTAGCCGGCATATGGATCGCTTTTATTGCCGATGAATGGCTTAGAGGATTGCTCATGTTATGGCGCTGGAGATCCAGAGTCTGGGTGAATAAGTCGTTCGTGTCTTCAAAAGCAGTATAA
- the asnB gene encoding asparagine synthase (glutamine-hydrolyzing) gives MCGITGWIDFQKDLRKETAAIDKMADTLAKRGPDETNIWTDVHAGFGHKRLIVVDPAGGKQPMTREKHQSRYTICYNGELYNTEDLRKELLIKGYSFDGHSDTEVLLTSYIEWGENCLQYLNGIYAFAVWDEKKEQVFIGRDRLGVKPLFYKETKLGILFGSELKAILAHPDVKAEVDREGLAEIFGLGPSRSPGSGIFRGINELRPAHALIFSRNGLKVWRYWNVKSAPHEDNVEETAERVRELFTDAVTRQLVSDVPLCTFLSGGVDSSAITAIAAKAYEKGGKGQLTTYSIDYEGNDEFFKANEFQPNSDGAFIQKMSHTFNTRHNSSIITQKQLAEDLIESVHVRDLPGMADVDSSLLWFCREIKKDFVVSLSGECADEIFGGYPWFHREEDLKRKGFPWMRSLEARQDLLKENWRKKLNLQDYAMEKYLQVISETPALDGESREDASRRELFYINMIYFMTTLLDRKDRMSMGASLEVRVPFADHRLVEYVWNIPWEIKMHGNREKGILRKALEGILPNEVLYRKKSPYPKTHNPEYTAAVQKMLNGYLEDRSSALYEFFDSGQLRDIIESGGGSFREPWFGQLMTGPQLLAHLAQIHVWFKDYNINIAE, from the coding sequence GTGTGTGGAATTACCGGCTGGATTGACTTCCAAAAGGATTTGAGAAAAGAAACGGCTGCAATTGACAAAATGGCGGATACGCTGGCAAAGCGGGGTCCAGATGAAACAAACATATGGACAGATGTGCATGCTGGATTCGGCCATAAAAGGTTAATCGTTGTAGACCCGGCAGGCGGAAAACAGCCAATGACTAGGGAAAAACATCAAAGCCGCTATACGATTTGCTATAATGGAGAGCTTTATAATACGGAAGATCTCCGTAAAGAACTCCTTATAAAAGGATATTCGTTTGATGGCCATTCTGACACTGAGGTTTTGCTGACTTCTTATATAGAATGGGGAGAAAATTGCCTGCAATATTTGAATGGCATCTATGCCTTCGCGGTTTGGGATGAAAAGAAAGAACAAGTATTTATTGGCAGGGATCGCTTAGGGGTAAAACCTCTATTTTATAAAGAAACGAAACTGGGAATTTTATTTGGATCTGAATTGAAAGCTATTTTGGCCCATCCTGATGTGAAGGCAGAAGTCGACAGGGAGGGCTTGGCTGAAATCTTTGGGCTAGGGCCATCACGATCCCCAGGCTCAGGAATTTTCAGAGGCATTAATGAATTAAGACCTGCTCATGCACTGATCTTTTCGAGAAATGGACTGAAGGTATGGCGTTATTGGAATGTAAAAAGTGCCCCACATGAGGATAATGTAGAGGAGACGGCTGAGCGAGTCAGGGAACTATTTACGGATGCTGTGACAAGGCAGCTGGTCTCGGATGTTCCGTTATGCACGTTCCTTTCCGGCGGAGTGGATTCCAGTGCGATTACAGCTATTGCTGCAAAAGCTTACGAAAAAGGCGGAAAGGGCCAACTGACCACTTATTCAATAGATTACGAGGGAAATGATGAGTTTTTCAAGGCTAATGAGTTTCAGCCCAATTCAGATGGAGCATTTATACAGAAGATGTCCCATACCTTTAATACGAGACATAACAGCAGTATAATCACCCAGAAGCAGCTGGCAGAGGATTTAATCGAATCGGTGCATGTAAGGGATCTTCCGGGTATGGCTGATGTCGATTCCTCCCTGCTATGGTTTTGCAGGGAAATCAAAAAGGATTTTGTTGTCAGTCTGTCAGGGGAATGTGCAGATGAAATATTTGGCGGCTATCCATGGTTCCATAGAGAGGAAGACTTGAAGAGGAAGGGATTCCCATGGATGAGGTCACTCGAAGCCAGGCAGGATCTATTGAAAGAAAATTGGAGGAAGAAACTGAATCTCCAAGATTATGCTATGGAAAAATATCTTCAGGTAATCTCCGAAACTCCTGCGTTAGACGGGGAGAGCAGGGAGGACGCAAGCAGGAGAGAGCTTTTCTATATTAATATGATTTACTTTATGACGACCTTATTGGACCGTAAAGACAGAATGAGTATGGGTGCCAGCCTTGAAGTACGGGTGCCGTTTGCCGATCATCGGCTTGTGGAGTATGTGTGGAATATTCCGTGGGAGATCAAAATGCATGGAAACCGCGAAAAAGGAATCCTTCGCAAAGCACTTGAAGGCATATTGCCGAATGAGGTGTTATACAGAAAGAAAAGCCCTTATCCCAAAACGCATAATCCAGAATATACGGCTGCAGTACAAAAGATGCTAAATGGATACCTGGAGGACCGCTCATCCGCACTGTATGAATTCTTTGACAGCGGCCAGCTGAGGGATATCATTGAGTCGGGAGGTGGCTCATTCCGGGAACCATGGTTTGGGCAGCTCATGACTGGTCCACAGCTGTTAGCACACCTTGCACAGATTCATGTGTGGTTTAAGGATTATAATATAAATATTGCAGAATAA
- a CDS encoding DUF2777 domain-containing protein, with protein MNRQQRTKLIEYQSRAFTEGTVEYINDQWVFFDHETDEASILDEFLHQEMEVFRFKRWKKGILFEDGKVVFDDETFHLKNQDSIRIRKHLVFSLERLLEEMNDDAFYQFVTTLNSMHFSVYDCIYCYNQLAFFNDKDRKSGVNFIVFDNQDHICNVQHHFCYYEKMSDRFEFTLNSGKRMVIEKISS; from the coding sequence ATGAATAGACAGCAGCGAACAAAGCTTATCGAATATCAATCCCGTGCTTTTACAGAAGGCACTGTAGAGTATATCAATGATCAATGGGTATTTTTTGACCATGAAACAGATGAAGCATCGATACTGGACGAATTCCTCCATCAGGAAATGGAAGTGTTCCGCTTTAAACGCTGGAAAAAGGGCATTTTATTCGAGGATGGCAAGGTGGTTTTTGATGATGAAACGTTTCACTTGAAGAACCAGGATTCGATTCGCATTCGGAAGCATCTGGTTTTCTCTCTCGAAAGATTATTGGAAGAAATGAATGATGACGCCTTCTACCAGTTCGTAACCACTCTAAATTCCATGCATTTTTCGGTCTATGACTGCATTTATTGCTATAACCAGCTCGCATTTTTTAATGATAAAGACAGGAAAAGCGGTGTTAACTTCATCGTTTTTGATAACCAGGATCATATTTGCAATGTGCAGCATCATTTTTGCTATTATGAAAAAATGAGTGACCGGTTTGAATTTACCTTAAACAGCGGAAAAAGAATGGTAATCGAGAAGATTTCTTCATAG